A single Brassica rapa cultivar Chiifu-401-42 chromosome A04, CAAS_Brap_v3.01, whole genome shotgun sequence DNA region contains:
- the LOC103865112 gene encoding protein root UVB sensitive 2, chloroplastic, with protein MQFLEKVKMIKKEEPPVTVKNPESLPLYWYETSDSVSRRFHFESDGHLSMKLVDDARPVPQKMVESFLNKFFPSGYPYSVNEGYLRYTQFRALQHFSSAALSVLSTQSLLFAAGLRPTPAQATVVSWILKDGMQHMGKLICSNLGARMDSEPKQWRILADVLYDFGTGLELVSPLCPHLFLELAGLGNFAKGMAVVAARATRLPIYSSFAKEGNLSDIFAKGEAISTLFNVAGIGAGIQLASTVCSSMEGKLVVGSLLSAVHVYCVVEQMRVVPINTLNPQRTALIVANFLKTGKVPRPPDLRLQENLLFPEKPIQDAGNVRVGRALHKAVKPSQVQKLKEVFAEEKFLLSQGKSWTDMVLEHDATGEDALRGWLVAAYAKSMTKIYNDPDDVILQDAYDKMNDVFGPFLSQVQAKGWYTDRFLDGTGTRFAW; from the exons ATGCAGTTTCTG GAGAAGGTGAAAATGATAAAGAAGGAAGAGCCGCCGGTGACGGTGAAGAATCCAGAAAGCTTACCTCTTTACTGGTACGAAACCTCAGATTCCGTCTCTCGCCGCTTCCACTTCGAATCCGATGGCCACCTCTCT ATGAAACTTGTTGATGACGCAAGACCAGTTCCTCAGAAGATGGTCGAGTCTTTCCTTAACAAGTTCTTTCCTTCTGGATATCCTTACAG TGTGAACGAAGGATATCTTAGGTACACACAGTTTCGAGCACTTCAGCATTTCTCTAGCGCTGCGTTATCAGTCTTATCCACTCAG TCACTGCTATTTGCTGCAGGCTTGCGGCCTACACCGGCTCAAGCAACCGTCGTCAGCTGG ATTCTTAAGGATGGGATGCAACATATGGGAAAGCTGATTTGTAGCAATTTGGGTGCAAGAATGGACTCTGAGCCTAAACAGTGGAGGATCCTCG CTGATGTGCTCTACGATTTTGGTACTGGTCTGGAACTCGTTTCTCCTTTATGCCCACATCTGTTTCTTGAACTGGCTGGTCTTGGGAACTTCGCTAAG GGAATGGCTGTGGTTGCAGCAAGGGCAACAAGATTACCGATATATTCATCTTTCGCCAAAGAAGGAAACCTCAGTGACATTTTTGCTAAAGGAGAAGCTATCTCTACTCTTTTTAATGTTGCTGGGATTGGTGCCGGGATTCAACTTGCTTCCACAGTATGCTCATCAATGGAGGGAAAA TTGGTGGTTGGATCACTTCTCTCGGCTGTGCATGTGTATTGTGTGGTAGAGCAGATGCGAGTAGTACCAATCAACACACTGAATCCCCAGAGAACCGCTTTGATCGTGGCTAATTTTCTGAAG ACTGGTAAAGTCCCAAGACCTCCTGATCTAAGACTCCAAGAAAACCTACTGTTCCCCGAGAAACCAATCCAAGATGCAGGAAACGTGAGAGTAGGAAGGGCTCTGCATAAAGCTGTGAAGCCTTCCCAAGTGCAGAAACTAAAAGAAGTGTTTGCAGAAGAGAAGTTTCTACTGAGTCAAGGCAAATCATGGACCGATATGGTATTGGAGCACGATGCAACTGGTGAAGATGCATTGCGAGGATGGCTAGTTGCAGCTTATGCCAAGTCGATGACAAAGATATACAATGACCCTGATGATGTAATACTGCAAGACGCGTATGACAAGATGAATGATGTCTTCGGTCCGTTTTTGTCTCAAGTGCAGGCTAAAGGATGGTATACCGATAGATTTTTGGATGGCACGGGTACAAGATTTGCTTGGTAG
- the LOC103865110 gene encoding protein LIGHT-DEPENDENT SHORT HYPOCOTYLS 3 — MDMFPQLMEGSSAYSDATNLSIIANISSSSVTEATATQPPSSSSPSANSSRYENQKRRDWNTFGQYLRNHRPPLSLSRCSGAHVLEFLRYLDQFGKTKVHTTVCHFYGHPNPPAPCPCPLRQAWGSLDALIGRLRAAFEENGGKPETNPFGARAVRLYLREVRDMQSKARGVSYEKKKRKRPVPQLSASSSSAVASHQQFQMLPERLSIARRNICMKMKSLIIADGRSFCLSAVYVIKSRIGDQFAM, encoded by the exons ATGGATATGTTTCCTCAATTGATGGAAGGCTCTTCGGCTTACTCAGATGCCACAAACCTCAGCATCATCGCAaacatctcctcctcctccgtcacCGAAGCCACCGCAACACAACCTCCGTCATCCTCCTCTCCATCGGCAAACTCAAGCCGTTACGAGAACCAGAAGAGGAGAGACTGGAACACGTTCGGACAATACTTAAGAAACCACCGTCCCCCGCTTTCCCTTTCCCGATGCAGCGGAGCTCACGTGCTCGAGTTTCTCCGTTACTTGGACCAATTCGGTAAGACAAAAGTCCACACGACTGTTTGTCACTTCTACGGCCATCCTAATCCTCCGGCACCGTGTCCTTGTCCTCTCCGACAAGCTTGGGGGAGTCTCGACGCTCTCATCGGTCGTCTTCGAGCTGCTTTTGAAGAGAACGGAGGCAAGCCTGAGACTAATCCATTTGGAGCTCGTGCCGTTAGGCTCTATCTAAGGGAAGTTAGAGATATGCAAAGCAAAGCTAGAGGTGTTAGCTACGAGAAGAAGAAGCGAAAGCGTCCGGTTCCTCAGTTGTCGGCCTCTTCTTCCTCCGCCGTAGCTAGCCACCAGCAGTTTCAAATGTTACCGG AAAGATTGTCTATTGCACGCCGAAACATATGCATGAAGATGAAATCGCTAATAATCGCGGATGGAAGATCATTTTGTTTATCAGCTGTATATGTAATCAAATCGCGGATTGGAGATCAATTTGCTATGTAG
- the LOC117133718 gene encoding B3 domain-containing protein At2g31420-like, whose amino-acid sequence MVEPQPPKWVLEALRRFNGMEARLVIADKVLSASDVKQSQARLMLPANKVLSKEEFLRDEEIRVLEGDAKATRKEGVKAIFLDPNYETYGVWLKQWKKNLVLSGWNPVLAGYDEFEEGEKFDLWSFRREEKLHFALVPKEVDCGYLDAFSDLDFKTLNDVPSSNDEDCFGLDLLFSTYANVNAPLPDLGSFEDTDVVTSLYDDA is encoded by the coding sequence ATGGTAGAGCCTCAGCCACCAAAGTGGGTTCTTGAAGCTCTGAGGAGATTCAACGGCATGGAGGCACGACTGGTTATCGCCGATAAAGTGTTGTCCGCGAGTGACGTGAAGCAGAGCCAGGCACGTCTTATGCTTCCTGCGAACAAGGTTCTGAGCAAAGAAGAGTTTCTAAGGGATGAAGAGATCAGAGTCTTGGAAGGAGATGCCAAAGCAACACGTAAAGAAGGGGTTAAAGCTATCTTTCTTGATCCGAATTACGAAACGTATGGAGTTTGGTTGAAACAATGGAAGAAGAACTTGGTTCTATCTGGCTGGAACCCTGTTCTTGCAGGTTACGACGAGTTTGAAGAGGGTGAAAAGTTTGATCTTTGGTCCTTTAGGCGTGAAGAAAAACTACACTTTGCTCTTGTTCCCAAGGAAGTGGACTGCGGCTACTTGGACGCCTTCAGCGACCTCGATTTCAAGACTCTCAATGATGTTCCAAGTAGCAATGATGAGGACTGCTTCGGCTTGGACCTGCTTTTTTCCACATACGCAAACGTCAACGCTCCTCTTCCGGACTTGGGATCTTTTGAGGATACAGATGTTGTCACTTCCTTATACGACGATGCTTGA
- the LOC103865113 gene encoding transcription factor bHLH91, with product MYEDSSCFDLNPTLEATVDNNGGYYDSTTGTETDFTVSQQFQPLVMIAGSTTNTFSDDLKLPTMDEFSVFPSVVSSETQNQISNDNNHLIQQMIHDSNWAASVDNYGFFMNPSDQNTTTTPTPDLLSLLHLPKCSVPLQSSNLSDIMSGSCISYDPLFHLNLPPQPPVILTADDYSGFFLGTDTNITNTQRDQQNLGDENNNDQFDSGIIEFSKNIRRKRRGKQKNKPFTTERERRCHLNERYEALKLLIPNPSKGDRASILQDGIDYINELQRRVSELKYLVERKRCGGRHKDNNEVDNSNNNNLDDLNIVNDEDDEDDDDENMDKKTESDVIDQCSSNNSLRCSWLQRKSKVTEVDVRIVDDEVTIKVIQKRKINCLLVVTKVLDHLHLDLHHVSGGQIGEHYSFLLNTKINEGSTIYASAIANKVIEVVDQHYMAALPINNY from the exons ATGTATGAGGATAGTTCTTGTTTTGATCTTAATCCAACGCTGGAAGCAACCGTCGACAACAACGGCGGCTACTATGACTCAACCACGGGGACAGAAACAGATTTTACGGTAAGTCAACAGTTCCAACCACTAGTCATGATCGCCGGGAGCACAACAAACACCTTCAGTGACGACCTAAAGCTCCCAACGATGGATGAGTTCTCTGTTTTTCCATCGGTTGTCTCTTCAGAAACTCAAAACCAAATCAGCAACGATAACAACCATCTGATCCAACAGATGATTCACGACTCAAACTGGGCTGCTTCTGTAGACAACTATGGATTCTTCATGAACCCTTCAGAtcaaaacacaacaacaactCCAACTCCTGATCTTCTCAGCCTCTTGCATTTGCCTAAATGCTCAGTTCCATTACAAAGCTCAAACCTATCGGATATAATGTCCGGTTCTTGCATCTCATACGACCCGCTCTTCCACTTAAACCTTCCTCCACAGCCTCCGGTGATCCTTACTGCTGATGACTACTCAGGGTTCTTTCTTGGAACCGATACCAATATTACTAATACTCAAAGAGATCAGCAAAATCTTGGTGATGAGAACAACAATGATCAGTTCGATAGCGGTATCATCGAGTTTAGCAAAAACATTAGGCGTAAAAGAAGAGGAAAGCAAAAGAACAAGCCTTTCACGACAGAGCGTGAAAGAAGATGTCACTTGAATGAGCGCTACGAGGCCTTGAAACTGCTCATTCCTAACCCTAGCAAG GGAGATAGAGCATCCATTCTTCAAGATGGAATTGATTACATTAACGAGTTGCAGAGAAGAGTGAGTGAGCTTAAGTATTTGGTTGAGAGGAAAAGATGTGGTGGGAGACATAAGGACAACAATGAAGTagacaacagcaacaacaataACTTGGATGATCTTAATATTGtcaatgatgaagatgatgaagatgatgatgatgaaaacaTGGACAAGAAGACTGAGAGTGATGTAATAGACCAGTGTTCAAGCAACAACTCGCTGAGGTGTTCATGGCTTCAAAGGAAATCAAAAGTGACAGAAGTTGATGTTAGGATTGTTGATGATGAAGTAACAATCAAAGTTATTCAGAAAAGGAAGATTAATTGTTTGTTGGTTGTCACCAAAGTTCTTGATCATCTACATCTCGATCTTCACCATGTCTCTGGAGGACAGATTGGTGAGCATTATAGTTTCTTGCTTAACACTAAG ATAAATGAAGGATCAACAATATATGCAAGCGCAATAGCAAACAAAGTTATTGAAGTTGTGGATCAACACTACATGGCTGCTCTTCCTATCAACAACTACTAA
- the LOC103865111 gene encoding transcription factor MYB14: protein MGRAPCCEKMGMKRGPWTPEEDQTLINYIHLYGHSNWRALPKHAGLLRCGKSCRLRWINYLRPDIKRGNFTPQEEQTIINLHEVLGNRWSAIAAKLPGRTDNEIKNVWHTHLKKRLNKNQNNGGDAKDINGSNDTTHEDKEPVVVHTTSPQQFSNSTTTLDISDNNNKDDTMSHEDISALVDESFWSEVVSVDNSSNNEKKIEGWEGLLERNSKRHSYNNSKLYNDDMEFWFDLFTSCRRIEAFSDIPEF from the exons ATGGGAAGAGCACCATGTTGTGAAAAAATGGGGATGAAGAGAGGACCATGGACTCCTGAAGAAGATCAAACCTTGATCAACTATATTCATCTCTATGGTCATTCTAACTGGCGAGCCCTTCCCAAACACGCAG GATTACTTAGATGTGGAAAAAGTTGCAGACTTCGCTGGATTAATTATCTGAGACCAGACATCAAACGTGGCAATTTCACCCCTCAAGAAGAACAAACTATCATCAATCTACATGAAGTGTTGGGCAACAg ATGGTCTGCGATTGCTGCAAAGTTGCCAGGACGAACCgacaatgaaataaaaaatgtttggCACACTCATTTGAAGAAAAGACtcaacaaaaatcaaaacaatgGCGGAGACGCCAAGGATATTAACGGTTCTAACGACACCACACACGAAGACAAAGAGCCTGTGGTGGTCCACACAACCTCTCCGCAACAGTTTTCAAATAGCACTACGACACTCGACATATCAGATAATAATAACAAGGACGATACGATGTCGCACGAGGATATTTCTGCATTGGTTGATGAGAGTTTTTGGTCAGAGGTCGTATCGGTAGATAATTCGAGTAACAATGAGAAAAAGATTGAAGGTTGGgaaggattgctagagaggaaTAGTAAGAGACATAGTTATAATAACTCGAAGTTGTATAATGATGACATGGAGTTCTGGTTTGATCTTTTCACTAGCTGTCGTAGGATTGAGGCATTTTCCGACATACCTGAGTTCTGa